From a single Pseudophryne corroboree isolate aPseCor3 chromosome 6, aPseCor3.hap2, whole genome shotgun sequence genomic region:
- the LOC134934671 gene encoding uncharacterized protein LOC134934671 — translation MFQNVEHFVTVQLIFHTKCGRAQRQGAGAGSPHQQHSPSPSRSPSPSPAQSPSPAQFPSPATSPSPATSPSPAQSPSPAQSPSPATSPSPAQYPSPAQSPSPATSPSPATSPSPAQSPSPAQSPSPATSPSPATSPSPAQSPSPAQSPSPATSPSPALSPSPAQPPSPATSPSPAQAHSLSQSPSPAHTTSPAQTHTFSKFPSLPPSPSVSVKITPPPSSYHSLTHSASPSPLHPVTQWDPPSPILPPSTIQPPSPIQPTSPLQPPSPSQHLTPIQPPSPSQPTSPLQPTSPSQHLAPIQPPSPSQQTTPSEWAAEAPEPLEGGCEVSEDNGAIGDPTRLAGIVANLKFKLEAMLAEVNDLANLL, via the exons ATGTTTCAAAATGTTGAacattttgtgactgtgcagctgatttttcacaccaaatgtg ggcgagcacaacggcaaggtgctggtgcTGGTAGTCCACACCAGCAACATTCCCCATCCCCTTCCCGAtcaccctccccctctcctgcccaatccccctctcctgcccaattcccctctcctgccacctccccctctccagccacctccccctctcctgcccaatccccctctcctgcccaatccccctctcctgccacctcaccctctccagcccaatatccctctcctgcccaatccccctctcctgccacctccccctctcctgccacctcaccctctcctgcccaatccccctctcctgcccaatccccctctcctgccacctcaccctctccagccacctccccctctcctgcccaatccccctctcctgcccaatccccctctcctgccacctcaccctctcctgccctatccccctctcctgcccaacccccctctcctgccacctccccctctccagcccaagcccactctctttcccaatctccctctccagcccacaccaccTCTCCAGCCCAAACCCACACTTTTtccaaattcccctctctgcccccctcaccctctgtgtccGTAAAAATAACACCACCACCCTCATCCTATCATTCCTTAACCCACTCTGCAAGTCCCTCCCCCTTACATCCAGTCACACAAtgggaccctccttcccccatcctgcctccttccaccatccagcctccatcccccatccagccaacctcacccctccagcctccatcccccagccagcacctaacccccatccagcctccatcccccagccagccaacatCACCCCTCCAGcctacatcccccagccagcacctagcacccatccagcctccatcccccagccagcaaacAACGccttcagaatgggcagcagaggccccagagCCACTCGAGGGAGGTTGTGAAGTGTCAGAGGATA atggtgccattggagatcccacaaggcTGGCAGGCATCGTTGCCAATTTGAAATTCAAATTGGAGGCCATGTTGGCGGAAGTAAATGATTTGGCCAATTTactttaa